The DNA region gtagaTTTTTCCACGTGTGCCATTATAAATGAGCAAATTTCCAGAACTTTTTTTCGAATCTGGTTTGTGTGTGATAATATTTACTCTCTGAGCAGTGAAGCCCTTTTGCATTTCATCTAGTGGACAGCTGTTGAAATTGAAGAAGACGTCTCTCTATGAGAAGATACCGGTACTAGTGTAACATCTTCTTGAtactgtaataaataaataaagaggatACTGCTGTGACCACACCTGCCTCCAGTGATGTCCATATGAACCCTAGTGGGACGCAAGACAAACTTGTCACATTATTGCAGCAATTGTCTGTCACCTACAGCTAGCTATTATAATTCCTTCTCTGGTTATTATATTACTTAATTTTTTAAATCACATCTTTTGACTGTTCTGTACAGTCTTACCATTATATTACACGGGTGAGACATGAATGTAATTttcttgtgtgcagtgttcacttgtttgctgtggagtgctgtgtcacaaagacaatgggagttagagtttcccagttgggcttttatttcactttcacttcacttcatctcACACCAGGACCTGTAATACTCATTCTTACCACCAGAGGGTGTACCTGCCATCGTGCAACCGGCAACATCTGCTAGACTAGAGGGACAACAAATATCGTAAGTGACGCAGATGGACCCACTCCAGAGAAGCGTCACTACCAAGCAGGGAACGAGTAGGATTTTAGGAAGCGTTGCATTGTAGCAGAACTTTTCTTGTAGACCTACATCAATCAAGGGTAAGTGTGTTCTTTAAATattatgaagtaggcctactgtataacagTCTATTAATTTCGGTTAAATGGTAGGCTACTATTAGAAAGTAGGCAGTTTCAGTAACCgtaaggatttttttttgttttaggaGTGATGGAATAGttgattaaaaaaacacacagactaaCTTGGAAGGTCGGAGTAAATAATACGTGAACTCCATGAATGACTTTGCGATGTTGTGCGCCTTTGGTTGAGTGAAAGTCGGAGACCTACTATAGGATACTGCGGTTACTAATGTGCATGGTTGTACTGTTTTCATAGTAGTTTGGTCTTGGGTTTGGAATACTTGCCCTGCCTGGTCAAACAACCAGTTGTTGTTACCGACAACCAGCCATGCTCTCTCTTGCCTTCAGTGATCCCAGATAAACATCCTGTTGACAGGAGACGCGCACTGGAGGGCGCGTAATGGTAGACTATGAGCAGGGGAAACGAATTAAACCTCTTCTTGGTAGAATATTCATGTTGATTTTGCTAAATGAATTATTTGTCATTGTGTGGTAGGGATCTGGTTGTCAGTGTAAAAGAGAACATGAATATGATGTTGTAGTTGACATTGGTATTGCACTCATTTCTCTTATCAGTGACCATGGCCACCACCACCTCAGTCCCATACAACTCTGGTGGCATGGTGATAGTCACCCATGTGTACCCCCAGCAAGGAGCCCAAGGCAGTGGCTTACCCCAGACTGGAGCTGCTCCAGCACCCTCCTCTCGGCTTCACAAGTTCCTGAAAGGGGAACCGTCTATCCTGGGCGTAAGTTTCCCATAATCCTGGCTGACATCATGTGTTATTTGCCAATTTCTTGGGAAGTCCAGTAGGCTACTTCCTGTGATTTCGAAATCTGCTCTCATGAAAGGAGTCAttatgaaatctctctctctctctctctctctctctctctctctctctctctctctctctctctctctctgcaggctcTCCAGATAATGATAGGAATTGTCATATTCCTGTTTGGCATCGTTGGTGCATTTCATCCAACTCTGTCCATTTACAGCGGGATCCCCTTCTGGGGAGCCACAATTGTGAGATCCTAttgttatattatataatattttatATTGTGAGATCCTATTGTTTTATTACATAATATTTTATATTGTGAGATCCTCTTGTTTTATTATataatattttattgttttattatattatattatattacattatttctAATGTCTGATCTTTTAGTGCAAGTGAAAATGTCGTCACAAGTCAATTAAATTGTTCACACAAAACATACTAACACAATTATTAACTTAAAACATTACATGTGCATGTGCTGGGTCGCTATTATTGGGTACATAAAATATttaagaaaaaaagttaaaaaaaaagtgctACAATCAATAGaaattatttttctgttttttagTACATCACAGCTGGGTCTCTCACAGTGAGGGCTTACAAGAAACTTGGCAGATGTATGGTGAGTAACTTTACATCACTCATCATCACTCACTGATGCATAATACAGCGCCTTTCCAcgccttcgagcactcaaagcgtttTACAGTGCCTTATGTatgtgggcagccatggtgttatggttagggagttggactgaagaccaaggggttgcaggttgaaatcccacccttacctttcccttaacctccagccatggctgaagtacccttgagcaaggtacctaaccccacattgttccaaggACAATCACCAATATGCACGTTGGAtaagaaagtgtcagctaagagtTATTTAATGGATATAaactgtggtaaaaccatggttagttttcagagtaaaaccatggttaatttttgtaagggtatagttaaaccatagtcaaaccatgattgaaggGTATGGCATGGCTTGGATGCAGCTGCTCTGCCCTGGAAATCCAGTTTTGACTGCAGAAAGTCGACCACCTATTTGCACTTTACATCTCCGCATCTGCTGAACCCTCTCCATCAGTTCATGTGGCTTGCCTCTTCATGGCTGAGTTGCTCTTGCTCCCAAATTCTTCCATTTCCTGATAATAAAGCTCACATTTGGACGTGGGATATCTAGGAGCGAGGACATTTCATgactggatttgttgcacaggtggCATCCTGTGACAGATCCATGCTGGAATTCACTGAGCTCCTGAGAGCggaccattctttcacaaatgtttgtaaaacaGTCTGCATGCCTAGCTTCTTTATAGGGCCAAGTAATTAGGACACCCGATTACAATCATTTGGATGGGTGAGCAAATACCTTTGGTAATGTGTAATCAGGGCTTGagattaactttttcgcttgccggccactgtggctagtggttttcccaagtcactagccattcagctattctactagccacaaatttgatgacactgtacatctaaccttagAGCTTAGAGCAAGAAGATGATTGCAGGGGTTTATACTGTATGGAAATTTAAACAAACAAacttgagtaactgagctttttcttgaacttgtgtgaaaagattcactgcatttatacatgttatTATGAATTTATAACCTCATCTTAATTTTCTTAACCTTTTACTGTACTATTCCTATATTATGTTCTCATTTTATTCTTATGgtctggctggggaagtccccatatagtgacatgtTCTTGtatgtaagcttttctgtaatgggccacgggaccctcaatattggagacatgtgcatctaatttgtgtggtcacaaggctgctgaacaacgaaatatgaaattgcatacgttggacaacaagacaatggacagcatCTGGCCATGAGGGACCCCACGTGCACAGAAGAAGCTCACACCATGGACTGTGGGGttgggaaatggttaaataggatTGCTTTTTGTATCTACTTCAGGACTTACTGAGTGGAATACTtcatgtctccacgcagtaacttctccggccgctaaacaataaaatctgctcacagattttaaatgctacctaaaTGTTTCCTGTGTGGGCTTTCTTTCAGTTAGGTCAactttgataaggtgatacagtaattttattcacacttaaatacaaacaattgatacacaaggggcaaagtgcagaatatacgctattctgatatgtcataccatagaataagctgcctgccaaattggctagtgacactgaaattgttaccagccacagccaagttttaccagcatctGGCTAGGTcgaaggtgccagtgtcaagccctgatgtataTGTAGTAGCATAGTATGTgtatgtagtatagtatagtagataGTATACCGGATATATGTTTaactaaactaagctaaacttaacctttaagagtgtgggtttttgaacattctataaaaaagaatgcattctataacaatgcaagattctaaaattccaaattgtattgaatgacgcccagaattctatagaactttcactgcccgaacattcccttTCTTAAAGGTAAGGGTGGCGTTGCAGGTTCACCAACTTGATTATGATGTCACGTTGGGGACTCCCATACTGCCCTAccggtaaactgagaaaaaaggctttaaagtttcctttctggccacgcaactgtgttggaggttaagtggtgatgacacttccatatagtacttttttatggtggaaatttatgcacggaagaaaaaaacaacccaacattctcattactttttagctgaaaatcaagatactgcgttctgttgtgttattactgtctacaccaaaaacACGGTTTCAATGGAGAGGTGCCGTATATTGCGtgatatactgcgttcttggctagtacgacataaaacaaaaaagcgcagtataatcgttttttatcgttttttttctgaaacgggacaaagttggaccacattttttaacacaagaaaaagatggtattttaaagccaatttccggtctaaactcatttccgaccattttcaagatactgcgttctgaaatggtAGGGCAGCATAGACATCATATAGTATTCTATTCTATAGTATTCTATAGATGTCTATGGGAGTAGGCCTACGCACCTTGACATCATAATGAAATTATTTAACAATCTTGGTAAACCTGTAACCCCACCTTTAACCAAAGAAACTAAACCTAACCTAACTAACTACATTCCCTATTTGTATTTCCATGCAGGTCAAAGCTTCCCTGGGGATGAACATCATCAGCTCCATAACTGCAGGTCTGGCCATCATTCTCCACAGCCTCGACTTCATTGTCCCAACCGGCCCCTACTATTACTGTTACTATGGCGACTATGACTTGAATGGCTGTCGTTCCACCCGCGACGCACTGCAGGTTGGTACACTAAACCTGAACCTTGCCCTGTAATGTTTGTAA from Engraulis encrasicolus isolate BLACKSEA-1 chromosome 5, IST_EnEncr_1.0, whole genome shotgun sequence includes:
- the LOC134448895 gene encoding membrane-spanning 4-domains subfamily A member 4A-like; this translates as MATTTSVPYNSGGMVIVTHVYPQQGAQGSGLPQTGAAPAPSSRLHKFLKGEPSILGALQIMIGIVIFLFGIVGAFHPTLSIYSGIPFWGATIYITAGSLTVRAYKKLGRCMVKASLGMNIISSITAGLAIILHSLDFIVPTGPYYYCYYGDYDLNGCRSTRDALQARLWGTVGVMLVLSILQFILSICVSAFGCKATCTDETQPVMYITNQIPASLLTSPPSTDPLNTAEMPLLPPSVLAPAHDGKAESAPTGQFEDLPPKYSLA